A stretch of Clostridium formicaceticum DNA encodes these proteins:
- a CDS encoding L-lactate permease — MLNVALAVSPIVAVLIGVIGLKKSAMKVAPIVMIYTVILGWLFFNGSASGMLQSFHKGVGDGIRIVYLIFAAFSMLVMTIETGAMDKMKEVIADITDDRRIQVLIIAVMFGIFLEGVAGAGAPAAVAAPFLVGLGFNPISAATAALIANGIPGSWGGAGVTTIMGSQAVREYMSIMEASSMTGRIHMLGAFIMPFLVTLTIFGKKGMKNLGGFLVFAGSFMAATLFVFSNIIGPEVTSMCTGLLAIIATLVYLKIFKIKTPSEFLYKPEKTNKSNMPAHKAFAPYLILMILLPAVRYSFDLSVLARYGYTVWVGTVIFISAFLGALVLGVKIPEFAGHAKNAFKKVIPALVAMCGLLVLSDVMVSTGMMSLLAKTLSNAAGKGYPFVAVAIGALGSFMTGTGLGSNIMFATMHVEAATSLGLNPITVFAGQNVGGAIGNMICINNVVAVATTVGVLGKEGQLMKKVLPAFLLILVLYGLAALMYTHYLFPNFGVLV, encoded by the coding sequence ATGTTAAATGTTGCATTGGCTGTTAGTCCAATTGTGGCTGTATTGATAGGCGTTATTGGATTAAAGAAATCTGCAATGAAGGTAGCTCCTATCGTTATGATTTATACGGTTATTTTAGGTTGGTTGTTTTTTAATGGAAGTGCTAGTGGGATGCTGCAATCTTTTCATAAGGGGGTTGGAGATGGTATAAGAATTGTTTATTTGATCTTCGCTGCTTTTTCCATGCTGGTTATGACAATTGAGACAGGTGCTATGGACAAAATGAAGGAGGTTATCGCAGATATTACCGATGATCGAAGAATTCAAGTTTTAATTATTGCTGTTATGTTTGGTATTTTTTTAGAAGGTGTTGCAGGGGCAGGGGCACCAGCAGCAGTTGCTGCGCCTTTTTTGGTAGGACTAGGTTTTAATCCTATATCAGCTGCTACAGCAGCATTGATTGCCAATGGTATTCCTGGAAGTTGGGGAGGAGCAGGTGTGACAACCATCATGGGATCCCAAGCAGTGAGGGAATATATGAGTATCATGGAAGCCTCTTCCATGACAGGAAGAATACATATGCTAGGGGCTTTTATTATGCCTTTTTTAGTTACGCTAACGATATTTGGAAAAAAGGGAATGAAAAACCTAGGAGGTTTTCTAGTTTTTGCCGGTAGCTTTATGGCAGCGACCCTTTTTGTTTTTTCAAATATAATAGGACCTGAAGTTACCAGCATGTGTACTGGATTATTAGCGATTATTGCAACGTTAGTCTATCTAAAAATATTTAAGATAAAAACACCTTCTGAGTTTTTGTACAAACCAGAGAAGACCAATAAAAGCAATATGCCGGCCCATAAAGCCTTTGCACCTTACTTGATTTTAATGATTTTGTTACCAGCCGTCCGTTATTCCTTTGATTTAAGTGTGTTAGCACGATACGGTTACACTGTTTGGGTAGGGACTGTTATCTTTATCTCTGCCTTTTTAGGCGCATTGGTTTTAGGAGTCAAAATTCCTGAATTTGCCGGGCATGCTAAAAATGCTTTTAAAAAGGTAATACCAGCATTGGTTGCTATGTGCGGGCTCTTAGTATTAAGTGATGTCATGGTAAGTACAGGAATGATGTCTCTTTTAGCAAAAACCCTTTCAAATGCAGCAGGAAAGGGATATCCTTTTGTAGCAGTAGCTATAGGGGCTTTGGGCTCATTTATGACGGGCACAGGATTAGGATCTAATATTATGTTTGCTACAATGCATGTTGAAGCAGCTACATCCTTGGGGTTGAACCCAATTACTGTTTTTGCAGGGCAAAATGTAGGTGGAGCTATTGGAAATATGATTTGTATAAACAATGTGGTAGCTGTTGCTACAACCGTTGGCGTATTAGGAAAAGAAGGACAACTTATGAAAAAAGTATTACCAGCTTTTTTACTTATATTGGTATTATATGGGCTAGCAGCCCTGATGTATACCCACTATCTATTCCCTAACTTTGGTGTACTGGTTTAA
- the larA gene encoding nickel-dependent lactate racemase — translation MQTFSMKYGKSMVDFSLPEKNLLDIIKNNEKDFSKSEEEVILDALNNPIGTGTLKEIVKPGEKICIVISDITRAWQKMSTYLPYVVDTLTEIGIEDKDILFIASTGSHRKHTKEEHRTLLGEKLADRFEVIDHDCWDKENLTYVGTTSFGTPVHINKMAFDCDHILLTGAIVFHLLAGWGGGKKSVLPGICSYETIMKNHALSLNPTLGEGSNPSVRSGNIINNPLYEDMLEAAKLVKPSFLFNVIMNADGKIAAAVAGDFIEAHEAGCKIVQELDGVSIKEKADVVIATAGGFPKDINLYQTVKTLINAREAVKEGGTIIILSECSEGFGNADVQEIIQDYDTMLEREKALRENFSIAKYIGYFVSEAAVNFTLILVSNIDGELVERANIKVVKTIQEALAIAYQKQGEDLKAYLMPYGANTLPQLV, via the coding sequence ATGCAGACTTTTAGCATGAAGTATGGTAAGAGCATGGTAGACTTTTCTTTGCCAGAAAAAAACCTACTTGATATCATAAAAAATAATGAAAAAGATTTTTCAAAAAGTGAAGAAGAGGTTATTTTAGATGCTTTAAACAACCCTATAGGCACAGGTACTTTAAAAGAGATTGTAAAACCTGGAGAGAAAATATGTATCGTTATTTCTGACATCACTCGAGCTTGGCAAAAAATGAGCACCTATCTTCCTTATGTGGTAGATACATTAACAGAGATTGGTATTGAGGATAAAGATATTCTTTTTATTGCTTCCACAGGTTCCCATAGAAAACATACAAAAGAAGAACATAGAACCTTGTTGGGGGAAAAATTAGCAGATCGATTTGAAGTAATCGATCATGACTGTTGGGACAAAGAAAATTTGACTTATGTAGGAACTACTAGTTTTGGTACACCCGTTCATATCAATAAGATGGCATTTGACTGTGATCATATCCTTTTAACAGGAGCTATTGTATTTCACCTTTTAGCTGGGTGGGGAGGAGGAAAAAAATCTGTTCTTCCTGGTATCTGCAGTTATGAAACCATTATGAAAAACCATGCTTTATCCTTGAACCCAACTTTAGGGGAAGGTAGTAATCCCTCTGTTCGAAGTGGAAATATTATCAATAATCCTCTTTACGAAGATATGTTAGAAGCAGCAAAACTTGTTAAACCTTCTTTTCTATTCAATGTGATTATGAATGCAGATGGTAAAATTGCTGCTGCCGTGGCTGGAGATTTTATTGAAGCCCACGAAGCTGGTTGTAAAATCGTACAAGAATTGGATGGCGTTTCTATTAAAGAAAAAGCAGATGTAGTTATAGCAACTGCTGGTGGATTCCCAAAGGATATTAACTTATATCAGACCGTCAAAACCCTTATTAATGCTAGAGAAGCTGTAAAAGAAGGCGGTACGATTATTATTTTAAGTGAGTGCTCAGAGGGATTTGGTAATGCTGATGTACAGGAAATTATTCAAGATTACGATACAATGTTAGAGAGGGAAAAAGCCTTAAGAGAAAACTTCTCTATTGCCAAATATATCGGATATTTTGTCAGTGAAGCAGCAGTAAACTTTACCCTTATCTTGGTTTCCAATATCGATGGGGAGCTGGTAGAAAGAGCTAACATTAAAGTTGTTAAAACGATACAAGAGGCATTGGCCATTGCTTATCAGAAACAAGGGGAGGATCTTAAAGCCTACTTGATGCCCTACGGAGCAAACACCCTGCCCCAATTGGTCTAG
- a CDS encoding phosphoglycerate dehydrogenase — protein sequence MKVLFTYDYGKEKMESIKKLGYDIILRSEKGIVYTEEIQDVEALICYHPFATLDIAKMKKLRWIQLSSIGIDQVPKEIARKNKILITNNKGGYSIPIGEWIVLKILEVYKKSSKLYQQQQQRRWEMDTSLLELYRKRIGFIGTGSIAAEAAKRLQGFEVHTIGVNTKGTKVKYFDSCYPIDQLEEVLRSCDVIVLTVPHTKESHHLINKTRLAMMKKEAVFINISRGNIVDEEALIEHLQKGNFLGVALDVFEKEPLPQESPLWEMDNVLVTPHNCWISEMRNERRFRIIYENMKKFKEQQPLINQVDINKGY from the coding sequence ATGAAGGTGTTATTTACTTACGATTATGGAAAAGAAAAAATGGAATCTATAAAAAAGTTAGGTTATGATATAATTTTACGAAGTGAAAAAGGGATTGTATATACGGAAGAAATACAGGATGTAGAGGCATTGATATGCTATCATCCTTTTGCTACTTTGGATATTGCTAAAATGAAGAAGTTAAGATGGATACAACTTTCCAGCATTGGTATAGATCAAGTACCTAAGGAGATTGCTAGAAAAAACAAAATTCTTATTACCAACAACAAAGGCGGATACAGTATTCCTATAGGAGAGTGGATCGTATTAAAGATATTAGAAGTCTATAAAAAATCTTCTAAGTTATATCAACAACAGCAGCAAAGACGATGGGAAATGGATACTAGTCTTTTAGAACTCTACAGAAAACGTATTGGCTTTATTGGAACCGGCAGTATAGCTGCAGAGGCTGCTAAACGCCTTCAAGGCTTTGAGGTTCATACAATAGGGGTAAATACCAAGGGAACAAAAGTAAAATATTTTGATAGCTGCTATCCTATCGATCAATTAGAGGAAGTATTAAGGAGCTGTGATGTCATCGTTCTTACTGTACCTCATACAAAAGAAAGCCATCATTTAATCAACAAAACAAGATTAGCAATGATGAAGAAAGAGGCTGTTTTTATCAATATCTCCAGAGGAAACATTGTTGATGAAGAAGCACTTATTGAGCACTTGCAAAAGGGGAATTTTTTAGGCGTAGCCCTGGATGTCTTTGAGAAGGAGCCTTTACCTCAGGAGAGCCCTTTATGGGAAATGGATAATGTCCTTGTAACCCCCCACAATTGCTGGATTTCTGAAATGAGAAATGAGAGAAGGTTTAGGATTATTTATGAGAATATGAAAAAATTCAAAGAACAGCAGCCTTTGATTAATCAGGTAGATATCAACAAAGGATATTAA
- a CDS encoding HD domain-containing protein encodes MLYRIKQFFQGVTAKIYDEDIVFIKSHLSEKEQNLFFQLRKSEQRHCLNVAYGCHQEAPQNPDLVKAALLHDIGKIGSNLTLVNKSFVVIIQKLKLKGKMLPPFLQKALHYKNNHAELGYQLLLKLQLNDRILFLVRNHHTDHIKDSKEREMEILQRFDNLY; translated from the coding sequence ATGCTCTATAGAATAAAACAGTTTTTTCAAGGTGTAACCGCTAAAATTTATGATGAAGATATCGTCTTTATAAAAAGTCACTTAAGTGAAAAAGAACAAAACTTATTTTTTCAATTAAGAAAAAGTGAGCAAAGACATTGTTTGAATGTCGCCTATGGATGTCATCAAGAAGCACCCCAGAACCCAGACCTTGTGAAAGCTGCTCTTTTACACGACATTGGTAAAATCGGTAGCAATTTAACGCTAGTAAATAAATCCTTTGTTGTAATCATACAAAAACTCAAGCTCAAGGGAAAGATGTTACCTCCCTTCCTTCAAAAAGCTTTGCATTATAAAAATAATCATGCTGAGTTAGGCTATCAACTGCTTCTTAAACTGCAACTAAATGATAGAATCTTGTTTTTAGTGAGGAATCATCATACAGATCATATAAAAGACTCAAAAGAAAGAGAAATGGAAATCCTACAGCGCTTTGATAATTTATATTAA
- a CDS encoding Na+/H+ antiporter family protein gives MLGNPVVLSVLVMIVLCLFKLNVILSLIIAALVGGALAGIPIGDVMGILIGGMGGNSSTALSYILLGALAAAVHKTGVAEILAKKIVQWVKGKGIILIVIIAIVSSLSQNLFPVHIAFIPIMIPPLVAVMNQLKIDRRAVASALTFGLKAPYVALPVGYGWVFHGIISDQMTDNGMAIAQGDVWKVMWIPGVAMVIGLFIAIFITYRKTREYESSDEAHAEAAAAVEEKVKMTGKHWAALIGAVSALVVQLSPLGSLHLGAIVGLAIMVVSGAIGWKDIDEIIHSGIGMMGFIAFVMLVAAGYGAVIRETGGVETLVAAISGIMGGSKFIAATAMTLLGLIITMGIGTSFGTIPIIAAIYVPLAAAMGFSPMATVLLIGTAAALGDAGSPASDSTLGPTAGLNIDGQHDHIWDTCVPTFIHYNIPLVLFGIIGALIL, from the coding sequence ATGTTGGGAAATCCAGTGGTATTATCGGTTTTAGTAATGATTGTATTATGTCTTTTTAAATTAAATGTTATTTTATCTTTAATCATTGCAGCATTGGTTGGTGGTGCGCTGGCAGGTATTCCTATTGGAGACGTAATGGGGATATTAATTGGAGGTATGGGTGGCAACTCCAGTACCGCTTTAAGCTATATTTTGTTAGGAGCTTTAGCTGCTGCTGTGCATAAAACAGGTGTTGCAGAAATACTTGCGAAAAAGATTGTACAGTGGGTTAAAGGAAAAGGAATTATTTTGATTGTAATTATTGCTATTGTAAGTAGTCTTTCTCAAAATTTGTTTCCTGTCCATATTGCATTTATTCCAATAATGATTCCTCCATTGGTAGCTGTAATGAATCAATTGAAAATTGATCGAAGAGCTGTTGCCTCTGCCTTAACCTTTGGTTTGAAGGCACCTTATGTAGCTCTACCAGTGGGCTATGGGTGGGTTTTTCATGGTATTATCAGTGATCAAATGACGGATAATGGCATGGCGATAGCACAAGGAGATGTTTGGAAGGTAATGTGGATACCAGGGGTGGCTATGGTTATAGGACTTTTCATTGCTATTTTCATTACCTACAGAAAGACTAGAGAATATGAAAGCTCAGATGAAGCTCATGCGGAGGCTGCTGCAGCAGTTGAAGAAAAAGTTAAAATGACAGGAAAGCACTGGGCAGCTTTAATAGGGGCTGTTTCAGCTTTGGTGGTACAGCTAAGTCCTCTAGGATCATTACACCTTGGGGCTATTGTTGGACTTGCTATTATGGTGGTAAGCGGTGCTATTGGATGGAAGGATATAGATGAAATTATTCATAGCGGTATAGGCATGATGGGCTTTATCGCCTTTGTTATGCTGGTGGCGGCAGGTTATGGTGCTGTTATCCGAGAAACTGGCGGGGTAGAAACACTGGTGGCAGCTATTTCTGGCATCATGGGGGGTAGTAAGTTTATTGCAGCTACAGCCATGACTCTGCTTGGTCTTATTATCACCATGGGTATAGGTACTTCCTTTGGAACGATTCCAATTATTGCAGCAATTTACGTACCGCTAGCGGCTGCTATGGGCTTTAGTCCGATGGCTACTGTACTATTAATCGGTACTGCTGCTGCCTTAGGAGATGCAGGCTCTCCAGCTTCTGACAGTACATTAGGACCAACAGCAGGGTTAAATATAGACGGGCAGCATGACCACATATGGGATACTTGTGTGCCTACCTTTATTCACTATAACATACCACTTGTTCTATTTGGTATTATTGGTGCATTGATTTTGTAG
- a CDS encoding peptide chain release factor 3 → MQDQFLQQVRRRRTFAIISHPDAGKTTLTEKLLLYGGAIRLAGSVKSRRAQKHAVSDWMEIEKQRGISVTSSVLQFDYDGYCINILDTPGHQDFSEDTYRTLMAADSAVMVIDCAKGVEAQTKKLFEVCKMRGIPIFTFVNKLDRAGKDPFELMEEIENVLGIQSYPMNWPIGTDGNFKGVYNRRKSQIEVFNDGKHGQTVVESVVGDVGDDVFKDLLGEGLHQQLMEEIELLDVAGDNFDLNKVLKGQLTPVFFGSAMTNFGVRPFLEGFLEMTTPPVARMSNEGEIDPESDNFTGFIFKIQANMNPAHRDRIAFIRICSGKFQKGMSVNHVRAKKSIKLAQPQQFLAQDRAVVEEAYPGDIIGVHDPGIFNIGDTLCGNNAKIEYEGIPVFAPEHFARVYAKDSMKRKQFIKGVEQISEEGAIQVFKRPHVGVEELIIGVVGILQFEVLEYRLEKEYGVEIKMQSLPYKYIRWIQQENFDYDRFSLTMDSLLAEDKEEKPVVLFENEWSIQKVEERNKGVVLKSISTKN, encoded by the coding sequence ATGCAGGATCAGTTTTTGCAGCAAGTAAGAAGAAGAAGAACTTTTGCCATTATATCTCACCCCGATGCTGGTAAAACAACTTTGACAGAAAAGTTATTGCTCTATGGAGGTGCTATTCGTCTAGCCGGTTCTGTAAAATCTAGAAGAGCACAAAAACATGCTGTATCAGATTGGATGGAAATTGAAAAACAAAGAGGAATTTCGGTTACCTCCAGTGTGTTACAGTTTGACTATGATGGATACTGTATTAATATATTAGATACGCCAGGTCACCAAGACTTTAGTGAGGATACCTATAGAACCCTTATGGCGGCAGACAGCGCTGTCATGGTAATTGACTGTGCTAAGGGTGTAGAGGCACAAACGAAGAAGCTATTTGAAGTTTGTAAGATGAGAGGTATTCCGATTTTTACTTTTGTAAATAAATTAGATAGAGCTGGGAAAGATCCCTTTGAACTCATGGAAGAAATAGAAAATGTCTTAGGAATACAGTCCTATCCTATGAACTGGCCTATTGGTACCGATGGAAACTTTAAAGGGGTCTACAATCGAAGAAAGTCTCAAATAGAGGTCTTTAATGATGGTAAACACGGCCAAACTGTCGTTGAATCTGTTGTTGGGGATGTTGGAGACGATGTTTTTAAAGATTTGCTAGGGGAGGGGCTTCATCAGCAACTTATGGAAGAAATAGAATTATTAGATGTTGCTGGAGATAATTTTGATTTAAACAAAGTCTTAAAGGGTCAATTAACACCAGTATTTTTTGGAAGTGCCATGACAAATTTTGGGGTTCGGCCTTTTTTAGAGGGATTTTTAGAAATGACTACCCCACCTGTAGCTAGGATGAGCAATGAAGGAGAAATAGACCCAGAAAGTGATAATTTTACTGGATTTATTTTTAAAATTCAAGCCAACATGAATCCAGCACATAGAGATCGAATTGCTTTTATCCGCATTTGTTCTGGAAAGTTTCAAAAAGGAATGTCGGTGAATCATGTTCGTGCCAAAAAGTCTATCAAGTTAGCACAACCTCAACAGTTTTTAGCACAAGATCGTGCAGTGGTAGAGGAGGCTTATCCGGGAGATATTATTGGCGTACATGACCCAGGAATATTTAATATAGGGGATACCCTATGTGGAAACAACGCTAAAATAGAGTACGAAGGAATTCCTGTATTTGCTCCTGAACATTTTGCCAGGGTATATGCCAAAGATTCTATGAAAAGAAAACAATTTATTAAAGGGGTAGAGCAGATATCAGAGGAAGGAGCTATTCAGGTTTTTAAAAGACCTCATGTAGGTGTTGAGGAATTGATTATTGGTGTAGTAGGGATACTGCAATTTGAAGTGCTGGAGTATAGATTAGAAAAAGAATATGGTGTAGAAATAAAAATGCAATCCTTGCCTTATAAATATATCCGTTGGATTCAGCAGGAAAACTTTGATTATGATAGATTCAGTCTTACTATGGACAGTTTGCTTGCAGAAGATAAGGAAGAAAAGCCGGTGGTTTTATTTGAGAATGAGTGGTCTATTCAAAAGGTAGAAGAACGAAATAAAGGTGTTGTGTTAAAGAGTATTTCTACGAAAAATTAA
- a CDS encoding NAD(P)-dependent malic enzyme codes for MDLNEKSLILHEEKVGKIQVASKVAVENREDLSLAYTPGVAEPCRKINQNKEDVYKYTAKGNLVAVVSDGTAVLGLGDIGPEAAMPVMEGKAILFKEFANVDAFPICLDTKDVDEIVKTVKMISPTFGGINLEDISAPRCFEIEERLKKELDIPVFHDDQHGTAIVTVAGIINALKVVNKKIEDVSIVINGAGAAGVAIAKMLKRMAPKDILLCDSKGIVYAGNPTNNEYKEEAAEITNKDKKKGTLKDAMVEADIFIGVSAPEVVTEDMVKSMKKDAIIFAMANPIPEIMPDLALKAGAKVVGSGRSDFPNQVNNLLAFPGIFRGALDVRAKEINEEMKLAAAYAIASIIEEDQLKPDYVIPPVFDKKVVDRVAAAVIKAARDTGVASV; via the coding sequence ATGGATCTTAATGAAAAAAGCTTAATTTTACACGAAGAAAAGGTTGGAAAAATTCAAGTAGCTTCTAAGGTGGCAGTTGAGAATAGAGAGGACTTGAGTTTAGCCTATACCCCTGGTGTAGCAGAGCCCTGCAGGAAGATTAATCAAAATAAAGAGGATGTGTATAAATACACCGCCAAAGGAAATTTAGTTGCAGTGGTTAGTGATGGAACGGCTGTTTTAGGTTTAGGAGATATAGGGCCTGAAGCCGCAATGCCTGTTATGGAGGGAAAAGCCATCCTGTTTAAGGAATTTGCAAATGTAGATGCTTTTCCTATCTGTTTAGATACAAAGGATGTAGATGAAATTGTAAAAACTGTAAAAATGATTTCTCCAACCTTTGGGGGAATAAATTTAGAGGATATTAGTGCTCCCCGATGTTTTGAAATTGAAGAAAGATTGAAAAAGGAATTAGATATTCCAGTATTTCATGATGACCAACACGGTACAGCAATTGTTACAGTTGCAGGTATCATCAATGCTTTAAAAGTAGTAAATAAAAAAATAGAAGATGTTTCTATCGTTATCAATGGTGCTGGGGCAGCTGGGGTAGCTATTGCAAAAATGTTGAAACGTATGGCGCCAAAGGATATTTTATTATGCGACAGTAAGGGAATTGTATATGCTGGAAATCCTACTAATAATGAATATAAAGAAGAAGCTGCTGAAATTACCAATAAAGATAAGAAAAAAGGTACGCTTAAAGATGCTATGGTGGAGGCAGATATATTTATTGGGGTATCTGCACCTGAAGTTGTAACAGAGGATATGGTAAAGAGTATGAAGAAGGATGCTATTATTTTTGCCATGGCAAATCCTATACCAGAAATTATGCCGGATTTAGCGCTTAAAGCAGGGGCAAAGGTAGTGGGTTCTGGCCGTTCAGACTTTCCTAATCAAGTAAATAATCTTCTTGCTTTTCCTGGGATTTTTAGAGGGGCATTAGATGTGAGAGCAAAAGAAATCAATGAGGAAATGAAGTTAGCTGCAGCCTATGCTATCGCCAGTATTATAGAAGAGGATCAACTAAAACCTGATTATGTTATCCCACCAGTTTTTGATAAGAAGGTAGTAGACAGAGTAGCCGCTGCAGTAATTAAGGCTGCTAGAGATACAGGAGTTGCGTCAGTATAA
- a CDS encoding EAL domain-containing protein, protein MIIIGVITLTFIFITFYSMFTKNVVVNMLYENNLSCTEAYANIVGYWLQERINEIELYAENTVIKTMDLEKIQPYLQREMEKKSHIYDVLFIAETNGTYHTNDLIHAGNLADRYYFSEVMEGKKVFSDALVSLATGKYVSVIAIPIKNYEGEIIGLMGGALDLTKLYELIEVLKIENRGKVESYSYIVDKTGQIITHPNKEYILQGNISMPSAWGTEEIVEAAEKILTQEKGQVIYTYNQIKSHAYFHRIPNTNGWKIVSKIPAYSTMHPMVTLHTLLIITGIMVVILGVIGSLLFTNKNTKPIIDLKEAFDRAAKGDLTVRAETKYLDELGEAGKSFNQMMEKISSLTYYDAVTGLPNRNYLVEELTMKLRHKKSRKKKLSMVLFTLSKFKTINDMYGFEIGDEVLRKVANRIKKKVGANNKVVRMTGDDFIVLFYEMGTKSKIVKKTEDLLEDISKPFMIKAHSLHIYASAGIVFYPEDGRDVDMLLKNVSAAKLRAKAKGSGYYQVYNKSISRQLSEEMVIEKYLYDATANEAFALEYQPFVDMKTGEIVETEALIRWYHPEKGFIPPSQFIPLAEKTGLIIPIGNWVLWEACRQNKVWQDKGYKPITMSINISALQFAREDFIEVVKATLKEVGLAPQYVALEITEGIAMENIEENIVKLRQLKELGVKISIDDFGTGFSSLSYFARFPIDSLKIDRSFIQNITNSRQSQTIVATIISMGRALGIENIAEGVETKEQLAFIKGESCHKAQGYLFSKPINPEDFEKLLSENKRYE, encoded by the coding sequence ATGATCATTATAGGTGTTATTACGTTAACTTTTATTTTTATCACCTTTTATAGCATGTTTACAAAAAACGTAGTGGTTAACATGCTATACGAAAATAACTTAAGTTGTACTGAGGCCTATGCAAATATTGTTGGGTACTGGTTACAAGAACGTATTAATGAAATAGAATTATACGCTGAAAATACAGTGATTAAAACAATGGATCTAGAAAAAATTCAACCCTATTTGCAAAGGGAAATGGAAAAAAAGTCTCATATATATGATGTGTTATTTATAGCAGAGACAAACGGGACTTATCATACCAATGACCTTATTCATGCAGGAAATTTAGCAGATCGGTATTATTTTTCAGAAGTCATGGAGGGTAAAAAAGTTTTTTCAGATGCGTTGGTTTCCCTTGCTACTGGTAAATATGTATCAGTTATCGCAATACCTATTAAAAACTATGAAGGGGAGATCATAGGACTGATGGGAGGCGCCCTAGACTTAACAAAATTATATGAGCTTATAGAGGTTTTAAAAATAGAAAATAGGGGAAAGGTAGAAAGCTATTCTTATATTGTTGATAAAACAGGACAGATTATTACCCACCCAAATAAGGAATATATTTTGCAAGGAAATATAAGCATGCCATCTGCTTGGGGTACTGAAGAAATTGTAGAGGCTGCTGAAAAAATTTTGACACAAGAAAAAGGTCAAGTTATCTATACTTACAACCAGATTAAAAGCCATGCGTATTTTCATAGAATCCCTAATACAAATGGTTGGAAGATTGTTTCAAAGATCCCAGCCTATAGTACAATGCATCCTATGGTGACATTACATACCTTGCTAATCATTACAGGCATTATGGTAGTGATTTTGGGGGTGATTGGAAGCTTGCTTTTTACGAATAAAAACACAAAGCCCATTATTGACTTAAAAGAGGCTTTTGACAGGGCAGCTAAAGGAGATTTAACCGTTCGCGCTGAAACGAAATATCTTGACGAATTAGGGGAAGCAGGTAAAAGTTTTAACCAGATGATGGAAAAAATTAGTTCTCTCACCTACTATGATGCCGTTACTGGCCTTCCCAATAGAAATTACTTGGTAGAAGAATTGACTATGAAGCTTAGACACAAGAAGTCCAGGAAGAAAAAACTTAGTATGGTATTATTTACACTAAGTAAATTTAAAACAATCAATGATATGTACGGTTTTGAAATAGGAGATGAAGTATTAAGAAAAGTAGCCAATAGAATTAAGAAAAAGGTAGGCGCTAATAATAAAGTGGTCCGTATGACAGGAGATGATTTTATTGTACTGTTTTATGAGATGGGGACCAAAAGTAAGATTGTAAAGAAAACAGAGGATTTATTGGAGGATATCAGTAAACCTTTTATGATAAAAGCCCATAGCTTACATATTTATGCTAGCGCTGGTATCGTGTTTTATCCTGAAGATGGTAGAGATGTGGATATGCTGTTGAAAAATGTAAGCGCAGCTAAGCTACGAGCAAAGGCAAAGGGAAGCGGTTATTATCAAGTATATAATAAAAGCATAAGCAGGCAATTATCAGAAGAAATGGTCATAGAGAAATACCTTTATGATGCTACGGCAAATGAAGCCTTTGCCTTAGAATACCAACCTTTCGTAGATATGAAAACAGGGGAAATCGTAGAAACAGAGGCACTGATAAGATGGTACCACCCTGAGAAAGGTTTTATTCCTCCTTCTCAATTTATTCCTTTAGCTGAAAAAACAGGACTAATTATTCCTATTGGAAATTGGGTTTTATGGGAAGCCTGCAGACAAAATAAAGTTTGGCAGGATAAAGGTTATAAACCTATCACAATGTCAATAAACATATCTGCGCTGCAGTTTGCCAGAGAAGATTTTATAGAAGTAGTAAAGGCCACCTTAAAAGAAGTGGGGTTGGCACCTCAATATGTAGCATTGGAAATAACAGAAGGAATTGCTATGGAAAATATAGAAGAGAATATTGTGAAGCTTCGTCAATTAAAGGAATTGGGCGTGAAAATTTCTATTGATGATTTTGGTACGGGATTTTCATCCTTGAGTTATTTTGCTAGATTTCCAATAGATAGTCTTAAGATTGATCGTTCCTTTATACAAAATATTACAAACTCTCGACAATCCCAAACAATCGTAGCCACTATTATTTCCATGGGAAGGGCCTTAGGCATAGAGAATATTGCAGAGGGGGTTGAAACAAAAGAGCAGTTGGCTTTTATTAAAGGCGAAAGCTGTCATAAGGCACAAGGTTATCTCTTTAGCAAACCCATCAACCCTGAAGACTTTGAAAAATTGTTGTCTGAAAATAAAAGATATGAATAA